The Vigna unguiculata cultivar IT97K-499-35 chromosome 6, ASM411807v1, whole genome shotgun sequence genome contains a region encoding:
- the LOC114188922 gene encoding peroxidase A2-like, translating into MSFFSVFTVKVALFCAVVLLAASPRFSNAQLDNSFYRDTCPRVHSIVREVLRNVSKSDPRILASLIRLHFHDCFVQGCDASVLLNSTDTIVSEQGAGPNNNSLRGLDVVNEIKTAVENQCPGVVSCADILALAAEISSVLAHGPDWKVPLGRRDSLNASFDLANQNLPGPNFSLDQLKSAFERQNLSTIDLVALSGAHTIGRAQCRFFVNRLYNFNSTGNPDPTLNTTLLQALQAICPNGGPGTNLTNLDLSTPDRLDSNYYSNLQLQNGLLRSDQELFSTTGADTIPIVNNFSNNQTLFYENFKASMIKMSIIQVLTGTQGEIRAHCNFVNANSATLSTLPTKQSSKDGVVSSI; encoded by the exons ATGAGTTTTTTCAGTGTTTTCACAGTGAAAGTAGCACTTTTCTGTGCGGTGGTTTTGCTGGCAGCATCACCACGCTTCTCAAATGCACAGCTTGATAACTCATTCTACAGAGACACGTGTCCAAGGGTGCATTCTATTGTGCGTGAAGTTCTCAGAAATGTCTCCAAATCCGATCCTCGAATTCTCGCCAGTCTCATAAGACTTCACTTCCATGATTGCTTTGTTCAG GGGTGTGATGCATCAGTTCTTTTGAACAGCACTGACACGATCGTGAGTGAACAAGGTGCAGGGCCAAATAACAACAGCTTACGAGGTTTGGATGTTGTTAATGAGATCAAGACAGCAGTAGAAAATCAATGTCCTGGGGTTGTCTCCTGTGCTGATATTCTTGCTCTTGCAGCTGAGATATCTTCTGTTCTG GCTCATGGTCCTGATTGGAAAGTTCCTCTGGGAAGAAGAGACAGTTTAAACGCAAGTTTCGATCTTGCTAATCAAAATCTTCCTGGTCCCAATTTCTCTCTCGACCAACTCAAATCTGCATTTGAAAGGCAAAACCTTAGCACAATTGATTTAGTTGCACTTTCag GTGCTCATACAATTGGCAGAGCTCAATGCAGATTTTTTGTGAATCGATTATACAATTTCAACAGCACTGGAAACCCTGACCCAACTCTTAACACAACCCTGCTACAAGCACTTCAAGCAATTTGCCCTAATGGTGGACCTGGAACCAATCTCACTAATTTGGACTTAAGCACTCCTGATAGACTTGACTCTAACTACTACTCCAATCTTCAACTTCAAAATGGGTTGCTTCGGAGTGATCAAGAGTTGTTTTCCACCACCGGTGCAGATACTATTCCCATTGTGAACAACTTCAGCAATAACCAGACTCTTTTCTACGAAAATTTTAAGGCTTCAATGATAAAAATGAGCATCATACAAGTGCTGACAGGAACACAGGGAGAGATTCGAGCTCATTGTAACTTTGTGAATGCAAATTCAGCTACTTTGTCTACTCTACCCACCAAACAATCTTCAAAAGATGGTGTTGTGAGCtcaatctaa